The following coding sequences lie in one Euhalothece natronophila Z-M001 genomic window:
- the aroQ gene encoding type II 3-dehydroquinate dehydratase, whose protein sequence is MSQLRILVLHGPNLNLLGVREPSIYGALTLEQINAALETHAAGLHSTIQCQQFNSEGAIVEAIHNALDEKDGILINAGAYTHTSVAIRDALSGVKLPIVEVHLSNIYQREAFRHYSYIAPIAVGQISGFGIDSYLLGLEALVRHLQREGG, encoded by the coding sequence GTGTCACAATTACGAATTTTGGTGTTACACGGTCCTAACCTAAACCTCTTAGGTGTTCGTGAACCCTCTATTTACGGGGCTTTAACTTTGGAGCAAATTAATGCAGCTCTGGAAACTCATGCTGCAGGGCTGCATAGCACTATTCAATGTCAGCAATTTAACTCAGAAGGGGCAATTGTTGAAGCCATCCACAATGCTCTTGATGAAAAGGATGGTATTTTAATCAATGCTGGGGCTTATACCCATACTAGCGTTGCTATTCGAGATGCTCTCTCAGGAGTAAAGTTGCCGATTGTAGAGGTGCATCTTAGTAATATTTATCAAAGAGAAGCCTTCCGCCATTATTCTTATATTGCGCCCATTGCGGTGGGACAAATTAGTGGGTTTGGGATAGATAGTTATTTATTGGGCTTAGAGGCTTTAGTCCGCCATCTTCAGCGAGAAGGGGGATAG
- a CDS encoding ADP-ribosylglycohydrolase family protein → MRHLLLSRWQGSIFAACLGLDCSLVWQQGIESLATKEDWQLSFTEETAGEILLISLPRLLFFCDQPEETITKPHHLAESQLAINSYVRAMALILREKLVAERLFQDLKATFGQDYDHESLQTLQISLEEGKSLQEVKEQLPLSCWEIWLALYCFVTSAEDVVLTINRAEQFGGAEVVALAGALSGAHNGVSGIPIPWRCRYREQLKHWKTKLEAMFITWSGSYQFARMGQPMDINHLNAIALPEVIQPRY, encoded by the coding sequence ATGCGTCATCTCCTCTTGTCTCGTTGGCAGGGAAGTATTTTTGCAGCTTGTTTAGGGCTAGATTGCTCTTTAGTGTGGCAGCAAGGAATTGAAAGTCTAGCTACAAAAGAAGATTGGCAACTATCTTTTACGGAAGAAACCGCAGGGGAAATACTTTTAATTAGTTTACCGAGATTACTGTTTTTTTGTGATCAGCCAGAGGAAACAATTACAAAACCTCATCACTTAGCAGAGAGTCAGCTTGCTATAAATAGCTATGTCAGGGCAATGGCACTAATTTTAAGGGAAAAGCTAGTGGCAGAAAGGCTGTTTCAGGATTTAAAAGCCACTTTTGGACAAGATTATGATCATGAAAGTTTACAAACGCTACAGATTAGTTTAGAAGAGGGAAAATCGTTACAGGAAGTCAAAGAGCAACTGCCCTTAAGTTGTTGGGAAATTTGGTTAGCTTTATACTGTTTTGTAACCAGTGCAGAAGACGTTGTTTTAACGATTAATCGTGCTGAGCAATTTGGTGGTGCAGAAGTAGTAGCTTTAGCAGGTGCTTTGTCGGGAGCGCATAATGGTGTGAGTGGGATTCCGATTCCTTGGCGTTGTCGCTATAGGGAACAACTTAAACATTGGAAAACTAAATTAGAAGCCATGTTTATTACTTGGAGTGGCAGTTATCAATTTGCTAGGATGGGTCAACCTATGGATATCAATCATTTAAACGCGATCGCGCTTCCAGAGGTCATTCAACCTCGTTATTAG
- a CDS encoding HD family phosphohydrolase produces MKYASRMIQLLTRHRRNWLSLTRFIKRWGGLFSGSGLVFLLAVSTLTGVVGNSLYNQPQLGMGARSPQTIVAPSDLTIKNERETEIKREQMREQQTPVLKIDQEKNNQILKALDTQLAELSTLRQQAGADLFIGTNRISEVVQVYLRTCSPREWSEILGSLDEPVENPNSLLKNAQNQLYRLSQILSPREFSDVITTIQEVREQYRNTLTNTREPHDWETNQLSKAQKMVLLQLSPSGWENTKSGIKRTARQMLAQGISAGIPTSVLDNAISVQLEGKVPAVSGFLAIELLQDLLEPNLIEDHVQTERQAEQAASEVTPVMLSIEEGETIVREGETISYEQFLLLDAFELSQRSINWLGLIGCVILVSFAIAIFWLVKRQVRRDLRLRDQLLLTFLSIISPLLLMLGVPYSALPAVALLVSSFYGPTLALTQVSLLTGLQVYMLVSAEETLIPWEALMTGAIGGLLAATIAGKLRSREELALLGGGIGLVQGAVYLFLSFATNGTGEIYLAEGIFHGLSGLGGSIIAFGLSPYLERLFDLVTPIRLAELANPNRPMLQRLAIETPGTFQHTLFVSSLAEAAARELNCNVELVRAGTLYHDIGKMHDPLGFIENQMGCKNKHDEINDPYESAKIIKKHVTQGLVMARRIGLPKVIQDFIPEHQGTLLISYFYFQAKQQGNGDVSEADFRYDGPTPQSRETGIVMLADGCEAALRSLNDVSEEQALAMVNKIIRARWQDQQLKDANLTKTELKQVAQVFVRVWQQSNHKRIAYPKAALDAKYSSSLKKKEC; encoded by the coding sequence ATGAAATATGCTTCCCGTATGATCCAACTATTAACTCGTCATCGTAGAAATTGGCTTTCCTTGACTCGGTTTATCAAGAGATGGGGTGGGCTTTTTTCTGGTTCTGGCTTAGTTTTTTTACTGGCTGTATCAACACTCACAGGAGTAGTGGGGAATAGTCTCTATAATCAGCCTCAGTTAGGAATGGGAGCGCGATCGCCGCAAACCATTGTCGCCCCCTCAGATTTAACGATTAAAAATGAACGAGAAACAGAGATCAAACGGGAACAAATGCGTGAGCAACAAACTCCTGTTCTCAAAATTGACCAAGAGAAAAATAATCAAATTCTCAAAGCCTTAGACACTCAATTAGCAGAATTATCCACTTTACGACAACAAGCTGGGGCGGACTTATTTATTGGAACTAATCGCATTTCAGAGGTTGTCCAAGTTTATCTTCGCACTTGTTCCCCGCGGGAGTGGAGTGAAATTTTAGGAAGTTTAGACGAACCTGTCGAAAATCCTAATTCCCTATTAAAAAATGCCCAAAATCAGCTTTACCGACTTTCACAAATTCTATCACCAAGAGAGTTTTCTGATGTAATTACCACCATTCAAGAGGTGCGCGAGCAATATAGAAATACCTTAACAAACACTCGTGAACCTCACGATTGGGAAACCAATCAATTGAGTAAAGCTCAAAAAATGGTTTTATTACAGCTATCTCCTTCAGGGTGGGAAAATACAAAAAGTGGGATTAAAAGAACGGCTCGACAAATGCTAGCACAAGGAATTAGTGCCGGGATTCCCACGTCGGTTTTAGATAATGCAATTAGTGTACAACTAGAAGGAAAAGTCCCTGCAGTAAGTGGTTTTCTAGCAATAGAACTGCTTCAAGATCTCTTAGAACCCAATTTAATTGAAGATCATGTTCAAACGGAACGTCAAGCCGAACAAGCCGCTTCTGAAGTTACCCCTGTGATGTTAAGCATCGAAGAAGGAGAAACCATTGTTCGAGAAGGAGAAACCATTAGTTATGAACAGTTTTTATTATTAGATGCGTTTGAACTGAGTCAACGAAGCATTAACTGGTTAGGATTAATTGGTTGTGTTATTTTAGTTAGCTTTGCGATTGCGATCTTTTGGTTGGTGAAGCGACAAGTCAGACGAGATTTGCGACTGCGAGATCAACTTTTATTAACGTTTCTGAGTATAATTAGTCCTTTACTGTTAATGTTAGGAGTGCCTTATTCTGCATTACCCGCCGTAGCCTTATTAGTGAGTAGTTTTTATGGCCCAACTTTAGCCTTAACTCAAGTGAGTCTCCTTACAGGCTTACAAGTCTATATGCTAGTCAGCGCAGAGGAAACGTTGATTCCTTGGGAAGCATTAATGACAGGGGCAATTGGAGGATTATTAGCCGCTACGATTGCAGGAAAACTGCGATCGCGCGAAGAATTAGCCCTTTTAGGCGGCGGAATTGGCTTAGTTCAAGGGGCAGTTTATTTATTTCTGAGTTTTGCTACCAATGGTACTGGGGAAATTTATCTAGCAGAAGGAATTTTCCATGGGTTATCAGGGTTAGGAGGAAGTATTATTGCCTTTGGGTTATCTCCTTACTTGGAACGCTTATTTGATCTGGTCACTCCCATTCGCTTAGCAGAATTAGCCAACCCCAATCGCCCCATGTTACAACGGTTAGCCATTGAAACCCCTGGCACCTTTCAACATACCTTATTTGTGTCTTCGTTAGCCGAGGCAGCGGCGCGAGAATTAAATTGTAATGTGGAATTGGTACGGGCGGGAACGCTTTATCATGATATTGGGAAAATGCACGATCCCTTGGGATTTATCGAGAACCAAATGGGGTGCAAAAATAAGCATGATGAGATTAATGATCCCTATGAAAGTGCCAAAATTATTAAAAAGCACGTCACTCAAGGATTGGTGATGGCGCGTCGGATTGGATTACCGAAAGTAATTCAGGATTTTATTCCTGAACATCAGGGAACATTACTGATTTCCTATTTTTATTTTCAAGCCAAACAACAGGGAAATGGAGATGTATCTGAGGCGGATTTTCGCTATGATGGGCCTACGCCTCAATCACGGGAAACAGGCATTGTGATGTTAGCAGATGGCTGTGAAGCGGCGCTGCGATCGCTGAATGATGTATCGGAAGAACAAGCCCTCGCTATGGTAAATAAAATTATTCGGGCCCGTTGGCAAGATCAACAGTTAAAAGATGCTAATTTAACCAAGACAGAATTGAAACAAGTGGCACAAGTATTTGTGCGAGTTTGGCAACAAAGTAATCATAAACGCATTGCTTATCCTAAAGCGGCGTTAGATGCCAAATACTCGTCTTCTTTGAAAAAAAAGGAATGTTAA
- a CDS encoding IS630 family transposase, with protein MVTTQLEANSEKVKRYQNIRYWCQDESRIGLITLHDTKITGKGIQPTGKKQWKFDYLWLYGLVEPRTGENFFREFSHLDGLCFEQYLSWFAQEYPDDLHLIQVDNSRCHTWLELQLPDNVILIFQPPYSPEVNPIERLWQEIKKPLKWEFFPDLDDLRKRLSKILSKLSSQVITQITGWDFILNALSVANI; from the coding sequence ATTGTTACAACCCAACTAGAAGCTAATTCAGAAAAGGTTAAACGATATCAAAACATTAGATATTGGTGCCAAGATGAATCTCGAATCGGGTTAATCACACTTCACGATACAAAAATTACAGGTAAAGGAATTCAACCGACAGGAAAAAAACAGTGGAAGTTTGATTATTTATGGTTGTACGGTTTAGTGGAACCGAGAACGGGAGAGAATTTTTTCAGAGAATTTTCTCATCTTGATGGTCTTTGCTTTGAGCAGTATTTAAGCTGGTTTGCTCAAGAATATCCTGACGATTTACACTTAATACAAGTTGATAACAGTCGTTGCCATACTTGGTTAGAGTTACAACTTCCTGATAATGTCATTTTAATTTTCCAACCACCTTATTCCCCAGAAGTTAATCCCATTGAACGATTATGGCAAGAAATTAAGAAACCTTTGAAATGGGAATTCTTTCCCGATTTAGATGATTTAAGAAAGCGACTTTCCAAAATCTTATCAAAATTAAGTTCTCAAGTGATTACTCAGATCACTGGATGGGACTTTATTCTCAATGCTTTATCTGTAGCAAACATTTAG